One stretch of Bosea vaviloviae DNA includes these proteins:
- a CDS encoding ABC transporter ATP-binding protein yields MLRAFLTYYRPHRTLFVVDFGCAVISGLLELCFPLAVRGFVDILLPRGDWPLILMAGAGLLLIYTVNSGLMAIVTYWGHRLGINIETEMRRQAFDHLQKLSFRFYDEQKTGHLVARVTKDLEEIGEVAHHGPEDLFIAVMTFLGAFVLMAYIHVELALMTALVVPLAGFIVARYGGRMTRNWQAQYGRVGAFNARLEENIGGIRVVQAFANEAHERALFAGDNQLYRATKLDAYRIMAASQALNYLGMRLVQLAVMLAGTWYVVQGSLTIGGFVGFLLLVGVFYRPLDKIAAVIETYPKGIAGFRRYQELLATQPDIEDKPGAIAPVALEGDIRFTSVGFGYAKGRPVLAGVDLTIAPGETVAFVGPSGAGKTTLLSLLPRFYEVDSGAISIDGIDIREMTLAGLRRQIGIVQQDVFLFAGTIRENIAYGRLDATEAEITEAARRARLDAMIADLPAGLDTVVGERGVKLSGGQKQRLAIARIFLKNPPILILDEATSALDTETEQAIQASLSELARGRTTLVIAHRLATIRHAHRIVVVTEDGIAEQGRHEDLVHAGGPYQALHEAQVSPLRLSLGAAE; encoded by the coding sequence ATGCTACGCGCCTTCCTGACCTATTATCGCCCGCATCGGACGCTGTTCGTCGTCGATTTCGGCTGCGCCGTGATCTCCGGCCTGCTCGAACTCTGCTTTCCGCTGGCGGTGAGGGGGTTCGTCGACATTCTGCTGCCGCGCGGCGACTGGCCCTTGATTCTCATGGCCGGGGCGGGGCTCCTGCTGATCTACACGGTCAATTCCGGTTTGATGGCGATCGTGACCTATTGGGGCCACCGGCTCGGCATCAATATCGAGACCGAGATGCGCCGGCAGGCCTTCGACCATCTGCAAAAACTCTCCTTCCGCTTCTATGACGAGCAGAAGACCGGCCATCTCGTCGCCCGTGTCACCAAGGATCTGGAGGAGATCGGCGAGGTTGCCCATCACGGGCCGGAAGATCTGTTCATCGCGGTGATGACCTTTTTGGGCGCCTTCGTGCTGATGGCCTATATCCATGTCGAGCTGGCCTTGATGACGGCGCTGGTGGTGCCGCTCGCCGGCTTCATCGTGGCGCGCTATGGCGGGCGCATGACCCGCAACTGGCAGGCGCAATATGGCCGCGTCGGTGCGTTCAATGCCCGGCTCGAGGAGAATATCGGCGGCATCCGCGTGGTGCAGGCTTTTGCCAACGAGGCACATGAGCGCGCGCTCTTCGCCGGGGACAACCAGCTCTACCGTGCCACCAAGCTCGACGCCTATCGCATCATGGCGGCGAGCCAGGCGCTGAACTATCTCGGCATGCGGCTGGTGCAGCTCGCGGTGATGCTGGCAGGCACCTGGTATGTCGTGCAGGGCTCGCTGACGATCGGCGGCTTCGTCGGCTTCCTCTTGCTGGTCGGCGTATTCTACCGCCCGCTCGACAAGATCGCCGCCGTGATCGAGACCTATCCCAAGGGCATCGCCGGTTTCCGGCGCTATCAGGAGCTGCTCGCGACGCAGCCCGATATCGAGGACAAGCCGGGCGCGATCGCGCCCGTCGCGCTCGAGGGCGATATCCGCTTCACCAGCGTCGGCTTCGGCTATGCCAAGGGCCGGCCCGTGCTGGCGGGCGTCGATCTCACTATTGCGCCTGGCGAGACTGTCGCCTTCGTCGGCCCGTCCGGCGCCGGCAAGACGACCTTGCTCTCGCTCTTGCCGCGCTTCTACGAGGTCGATTCCGGCGCCATCAGCATCGACGGCATCGACATCCGCGAGATGACGCTGGCCGGCCTGCGGCGGCAGATCGGCATCGTGCAGCAGGATGTCTTCCTGTTCGCGGGTACGATCCGCGAGAACATCGCCTATGGCCGGCTCGACGCCACCGAGGCCGAGATCACCGAGGCTGCGCGCCGCGCCAGGCTCGACGCGATGATCGCCGATCTGCCCGCCGGGCTCGACACCGTGGTCGGCGAGCGCGGCGTCAAGCTCTCGGGCGGGCAGAAGCAGCGCCTCGCGATCGCCCGCATCTTCCTCAAGAACCCGCCGATCCTGATCCTGGACGAGGCGACCTCGGCGCTCGACACCGAGACCGAACAGGCGATCCAGGCCTCGCTCAGCGAGCTGGCGCGCGGCCGCACGACATTGGTCATCGCGCATCGGCTCGCCACCATCCGCCATGCCCACCGCATCGTGGTGGTGACGGAGGACGGCATCGCCGAGCAGGGCAGGCATGAGGATCTCGTGCACGCCGGCGGCCCCTACCAGGCCTTGCACGAGGCGCAGGTCTCGCCGCTGCGCCTGTCGCTCGGCGCGGCAGAGTGA
- a CDS encoding lysozyme inhibitor LprI family protein has product MAETKERLRRIAEWQARMGRSHYQHESYAALVELLVLCAELSKEKIPAERSLLFDVFALRAVANIEVFIRVRLKEIIDHGSPYLENAAKLSDKIKLDHLITSALQKRTVTVGDLIAHEVPISSHWDLVRHFDTVCGGGFKRALVEAKSPSADEQTPDEQTPIIRDFERLFSSLNRLFEIRHKLAHEAGREPIYTQEELPELLSAAATYVAACDEVISFRLHGPQPRTQSGLNSRRAELLVEAEQQLAAEIIRAKASGNVDPDDFDEAQAAWKEFAVKEANLHAALVPGGSMGPMVYANSLTDLTKSRLERVKWWSELEEGNV; this is encoded by the coding sequence ATGGCAGAAACTAAGGAACGCCTGAGGCGTATCGCCGAGTGGCAAGCCCGAATGGGCCGCTCTCACTATCAACACGAATCTTACGCGGCGTTGGTGGAGTTACTCGTGCTCTGCGCAGAACTAAGCAAAGAAAAAATTCCCGCTGAACGTTCGCTTCTTTTTGACGTTTTTGCTTTGCGAGCCGTCGCTAACATCGAAGTTTTCATAAGAGTGAGGCTAAAAGAAATAATAGACCATGGCTCACCATACCTCGAAAACGCTGCAAAGCTTTCTGACAAAATAAAGCTAGATCACCTGATTACGAGCGCTTTGCAAAAACGCACAGTGACAGTTGGCGATCTGATCGCGCACGAAGTGCCCATTAGTTCACATTGGGATTTAGTCCGGCATTTCGACACTGTTTGCGGGGGCGGATTTAAGCGAGCCTTAGTCGAGGCTAAAAGCCCGAGTGCCGATGAGCAGACGCCCGACGAGCAGACGCCGATCATTCGTGATTTCGAACGGCTATTTAGCAGCCTGAACCGCCTATTTGAGATACGCCACAAGCTGGCCCATGAGGCTGGGAGAGAGCCGATTTACACACAAGAGGAGCTTCCGGAGCTGTTGAGCGCGGCGGCGACCTATGTTGCTGCTTGTGATGAAGTCATCTCCTTCCGCCTACACGGGCCACAGCCCCGGACCCAATCAGGCCTAAACTCTCGTAGAGCGGAGCTCCTCGTCGAGGCTGAACAACAGCTCGCCGCTGAAATCATAAGAGCTAAAGCGTCCGGAAACGTTGATCCCGATGACTTTGACGAAGCACAGGCCGCATGGAAGGAGTTCGCGGTGAAGGAAGCAAACCTTCACGCCGCTCTCGTACCCGGAGGGTCCATGGGGCCGATGGTGTACGCTAACTCCTTGACCGACTTAACTAAGTCCCGCTTGGAACGGGTGAAATGGTGGTCAGAATTGGAAGAAGGCAACGTTTAA
- a CDS encoding PIN domain-containing protein: MRAGTPIALPVVALYELRYGFAKSERREQAEQLLEKFLSLGIAVLPFEEDDAAHAGDIRAALEMSGMPIGPYDYLIAAQARRHGAALVTLNKKEFERVPGLMVMDWAV, encoded by the coding sequence CTGCGCGCCGGCACGCCGATCGCGCTGCCGGTCGTCGCGCTCTACGAGCTGCGCTACGGCTTCGCCAAGAGCGAGCGGCGCGAGCAGGCGGAACAGCTCCTGGAGAAGTTCCTCAGCCTCGGCATCGCCGTTCTTCCCTTTGAGGAGGACGATGCCGCCCATGCCGGCGACATCCGCGCCGCGCTGGAAATGAGCGGCATGCCGATCGGGCCCTATGACTACCTCATCGCCGCCCAGGCCCGTCGCCACGGCGCCGCGCTGGTGACCTTGAACAAGAAGGAATTCGAACGCGTGCCGGGACTGATGGTGATGGATTGGGCGGTATGA
- a CDS encoding antitoxin, with amino-acid sequence MPTAAEKPTAKLFMHGRGQAVRLPKEFRFEGKEVRVSKVGDKVILEPMKKPPVDLDRFWAELNAMGAKDFLPEGIPEDAPVEPDPRVFFDG; translated from the coding sequence ATGCCGACGGCAGCCGAAAAACCCACTGCGAAGCTGTTCATGCATGGCCGCGGCCAGGCTGTGCGCCTGCCCAAGGAGTTCCGCTTCGAGGGCAAGGAGGTTCGCGTCAGCAAGGTCGGCGATAAGGTCATCCTGGAGCCGATGAAGAAGCCGCCGGTCGACCTCGACCGGTTCTGGGCCGAGCTCAACGCGATGGGCGCCAAGGACTTCCTGCCCGAGGGCATCCCGGAGGATGCGCCTGTTGAGCCCGATCCGCGCGTGTTCTTCGACGGATGA
- a CDS encoding GSCFA domain-containing protein translates to MKIEYDAGTALSIMRGNPVRGWTSGKAERMAKSRLTTGDFVQIEHKPKFQIDPSWPIFTMGSCFAREVENVLMMRGLSLVTRGHGVPAEHFETWDATTGRGGGAAGGELSRGALNKYSVRSMTHELKRVLLDESYPHDGLIELAPDQWFDPHASGLRLLDRETAFANRQRLSAATATIKQARICFFTLGLTETWLDAETGLAMNAHPGPAWLARMPERFRFIDYGYEATLADMLQIISMIREHCHPEMRFVVTVSPVPLGATFKDADVIVANSGSKSVLRAVAEELFRRFDFVDYFPSYEIVLNSPRALAFQEDQLHVARDMVSCVMSHFERSYLSGEAARSEAA, encoded by the coding sequence ATGAAGATCGAATACGACGCAGGTACCGCGCTCTCGATCATGCGCGGCAACCCGGTTCGCGGCTGGACCTCGGGCAAGGCCGAGCGGATGGCGAAATCCCGGCTGACCACCGGCGATTTCGTCCAGATCGAGCACAAGCCGAAATTCCAGATCGATCCGTCCTGGCCGATCTTCACCATGGGCTCCTGCTTCGCGCGCGAGGTCGAGAATGTCCTGATGATGCGCGGCCTGTCGCTGGTCACCAGGGGCCATGGCGTGCCGGCCGAGCATTTCGAGACCTGGGATGCGACGACCGGGCGCGGCGGCGGGGCCGCCGGCGGTGAGTTGAGCCGGGGTGCGCTGAACAAATACTCCGTGCGCTCGATGACGCATGAACTGAAGCGCGTGCTGCTCGATGAGAGCTACCCGCATGACGGCCTGATCGAGCTCGCGCCGGACCAGTGGTTCGATCCGCATGCGAGTGGCCTGCGCCTGCTCGACCGCGAGACCGCCTTCGCCAACCGCCAGCGCTTGAGCGCCGCGACCGCGACGATCAAGCAGGCACGCATCTGCTTCTTCACCCTGGGCCTGACCGAGACCTGGCTCGATGCGGAGACGGGGCTTGCAATGAACGCCCATCCCGGGCCGGCTTGGCTCGCGCGCATGCCGGAGCGCTTCCGCTTCATCGATTACGGCTATGAGGCGACGCTTGCCGACATGCTGCAGATCATTTCGATGATCCGCGAGCATTGCCATCCCGAGATGCGCTTCGTCGTCACCGTCTCGCCGGTGCCGCTGGGCGCGACCTTTAAGGACGCCGACGTCATCGTCGCCAATAGCGGCTCGAAATCGGTGCTGCGGGCAGTCGCCGAAGAGCTCTTCCGGCGCTTCGACTTCGTCGACTACTTCCCGAGCTACGAGATCGTGCTCAACTCGCCACGCGCGCTCGCCTTCCAGGAAGACCAGCTCCATGTCGCGCGCGACATGGTCTCCTGCGTGATGAGCCATTTCGAGCGCAGCTATCTCAGCGGCGAGGCGGCGCGCTCGGAAGCGGCTTAA
- a CDS encoding polysaccharide pyruvyl transferase family protein: MNAPVLNLATASSTGQAVKILRATTNEIVVSASRRPEGGWPDLRLLLDGQDYATIHPGSLVPGDATVAELTIPLPRLPDGRPHSVAVMDAATGALAPGSYLRPVATTKALRALVIYPAGEVYDHDKVRWYRAPMEKLLSDYFNIGDMIVYDSTLKLLRYAHLEPMKIMNPTEADIERYASEFDYVFVRGSNFIHEKMEWFRAVEVLERVKLPVYAIGVGAQASLNRAIELSEGSKRFWSIVGDRCAAIGVRGAFSAETLRHNGVKNVEVVGCPSIFRTRNRDLAIKIPDQREIRKVAFSLRREFDSSYTANPETYIRNQRQALLKVDSQSDMVMSSHGEQEEKAFFLRDDAAKAKAVAEFVHSGWWDGPDDARMREIYEKKLFSFFDVERYDEFAAGLDLAVGYRVHGVLPAVAHGVPGVLVAYDTRSQELAETLKIPVVPEAALAEGGWRAVYQEAALNALSKSYAQSYDRMRNFLATNGVPHRM, encoded by the coding sequence ATGAACGCGCCCGTCCTCAACCTCGCCACCGCCAGCTCGACAGGGCAGGCCGTGAAGATCCTGCGCGCAACGACGAACGAGATCGTCGTCTCGGCCTCCCGCCGGCCGGAGGGCGGCTGGCCGGATTTGCGCCTTCTGCTCGATGGGCAGGACTACGCCACGATTCATCCAGGCTCCCTGGTCCCCGGCGATGCGACTGTTGCCGAGCTCACCATACCGCTGCCGCGCCTGCCCGACGGGCGCCCGCATTCGGTCGCGGTCATGGATGCGGCGACGGGAGCGCTCGCCCCTGGCTCGTATCTGAGGCCTGTCGCGACCACGAAGGCGCTCAGGGCGCTGGTGATCTATCCGGCCGGTGAGGTCTATGACCATGACAAGGTGCGCTGGTATCGCGCGCCGATGGAGAAGCTGCTCTCCGACTATTTCAACATCGGCGACATGATCGTCTACGACTCGACGCTGAAGCTCCTGCGCTACGCGCATCTCGAGCCGATGAAGATCATGAACCCGACCGAGGCCGATATCGAGCGCTACGCCAGCGAGTTCGACTATGTCTTCGTGCGCGGCTCGAACTTCATCCATGAGAAGATGGAGTGGTTCCGCGCCGTCGAGGTGCTGGAGCGCGTCAAGCTGCCGGTCTATGCCATCGGCGTCGGCGCGCAGGCGAGCCTGAACCGCGCGATCGAGCTCTCCGAGGGCTCGAAGCGGTTCTGGAGCATCGTCGGGGATCGCTGCGCCGCCATCGGCGTGCGCGGCGCCTTCAGCGCCGAGACGCTGCGGCATAACGGCGTCAAGAATGTCGAGGTCGTCGGCTGCCCCTCGATCTTCCGCACGCGTAACCGCGACCTCGCCATCAAGATTCCCGACCAGCGCGAGATCCGCAAGGTCGCCTTCAGCCTGCGCCGCGAGTTCGACAGCAGCTACACGGCCAATCCCGAGACCTATATCCGCAACCAGCGCCAGGCTCTGCTCAAGGTCGACAGCCAGAGCGACATGGTGATGTCCTCGCATGGCGAGCAGGAGGAGAAGGCCTTCTTCCTGCGCGACGATGCCGCCAAGGCCAAGGCCGTCGCCGAGTTCGTCCATTCCGGCTGGTGGGATGGGCCCGACGATGCGCGCATGCGCGAGATCTACGAGAAGAAGCTGTTCAGCTTCTTCGATGTCGAGCGCTACGACGAATTCGCTGCTGGCCTCGACCTCGCGGTCGGCTACCGCGTCCATGGCGTCCTGCCGGCCGTGGCGCATGGCGTGCCCGGCGTGCTCGTTGCCTATGACACGCGCAGCCAGGAACTGGCCGAGACGCTGAAGATCCCGGTCGTGCCGGAAGCGGCGCTGGCGGAGGGCGGCTGGCGCGCCGTCTACCAGGAGGCAGCGCTGAACGCGCTCTCTAAATCCTATGCCCAGTCCTATGACCGCATGCGGAATTTCCTGGCGACGAACGGCGTGCCGCACCGGATGTGA
- a CDS encoding polysaccharide pyruvyl transferase family protein translates to MARILVISPSGEVYDHDNVRWYDHSQLASHINHYHNIGDAFVFDSSLKLLNFEQLDALPISHVDPAAIDRLNAEYDYVFLRGSNYVHAEMDWERTVDVLRRLKIPVIAFGIGAQAPVSGKLELSQDTKTVLRLIADSTASLGVRGTYSAEVLNELGIKNVRIIGCPTAFRANNPNLAIRLPALDQVKTVGVTMRREVSRDYAQDIQRYLTFHRDLVKTMAGRFDVTLMAQGEVEEKKLALGTPEQKEEAIAALRENGWANEWFLDEEMERLYRSRMFYSDVVAEYEQLVRGLDLVLGYRLHGNLMALANGTPSIYFTYDSRTVEFAETFKIPSFDVFSGQEFRLEEYWEQARFDRFNANYTQVYGAMRDFLVENRVDNKMLGQPAATGEPERKVA, encoded by the coding sequence ATGGCCCGCATCCTCGTTATCAGCCCATCCGGGGAGGTTTACGACCACGATAATGTGCGCTGGTACGACCACAGTCAGCTCGCCAGCCACATCAACCACTATCACAACATCGGCGACGCCTTCGTCTTCGATTCCTCGCTCAAGCTGTTGAACTTCGAGCAGCTCGACGCGTTGCCGATCAGCCATGTCGACCCGGCGGCGATCGACCGCCTGAACGCCGAATACGACTACGTCTTCCTGCGCGGTTCCAACTATGTCCATGCCGAAATGGACTGGGAACGGACGGTCGATGTCCTGCGCCGGCTCAAGATCCCGGTGATCGCCTTCGGCATCGGCGCCCAAGCGCCCGTCAGCGGCAAGCTCGAGCTGAGCCAGGATACCAAGACCGTGCTGCGATTGATCGCGGATTCCACCGCCTCGCTTGGCGTGCGCGGCACCTATTCCGCCGAGGTGCTCAATGAGCTCGGCATCAAGAACGTCCGCATCATCGGCTGCCCGACGGCGTTCCGCGCCAACAACCCCAATCTCGCGATCCGGCTGCCGGCGCTCGACCAGGTCAAGACGGTCGGGGTGACGATGCGGCGCGAGGTCTCCAGGGACTATGCCCAGGACATCCAGCGCTACCTCACCTTCCATCGTGATCTGGTGAAGACGATGGCGGGCCGCTTCGACGTGACCCTGATGGCCCAGGGCGAGGTCGAGGAGAAGAAGCTCGCGCTCGGCACGCCCGAGCAGAAGGAGGAGGCGATCGCCGCTCTGCGGGAAAATGGCTGGGCGAATGAATGGTTCCTCGATGAGGAGATGGAGCGGCTCTACCGCAGCCGGATGTTCTATTCCGACGTGGTCGCCGAGTATGAGCAGCTCGTGCGCGGGCTCGACCTCGTGCTGGGCTACCGCCTGCACGGCAATCTGATGGCGCTCGCCAATGGCACGCCGTCGATCTACTTCACCTATGACAGCCGGACCGTCGAATTCGCGGAAACCTTCAAGATCCCGAGCTTCGACGTCTTCTCCGGGCAGGAGTTCCGCCTGGAGGAGTATTGGGAGCAGGCGCGCTTCGACCGCTTCAACGCCAACTACACCCAGGTCTATGGCGCGATGCGCGACTTCCTGGTCGAGAACCGCGTCGACAACAAGATGCTCGGGCAGCCGGCTGCGACCGGCGAGCCGGAGCGCAAGGTCGCATGA
- a CDS encoding glycosyltransferase family 4 protein — protein MKMRVLVVSHAHPSFSLGGAEIASYNLHKGLQAHEGVDTNYLARVGAPTPRHAGTALMSLRQQGGELLYYAEDYDHFLISNRATEEIERDFIRALRDLKPDVVHFHHFIGLGLECIFAVRDTLPDALIVVTFHEYLAICNHHGQMVKTGAFKLCYRASPTDCNACFPDISPARFLARETFIKGVLGLADHYVSPSRFLAERYQAWGLPKERFSVIENGIDVAEVAPPRSLPEPTARRSRFAYFGQLTPYKGADVLIDAVTRIPDAVWGEDSILLVYGGNLERQPQAYQDKFAKLVESAGRRVRFCGAFQNHEMPNLMRSVDWVVMPSVWWENSPIVIQEAFFHGRPILSSNLGGMAEKITDEVNGLHFRSGSPEDLVDCMTRALTEPDLWSRLRGGITPPLNHVECAATHVSLYQRLIAERGMPIPASRTATPMIA, from the coding sequence ATGAAGATGCGGGTTCTTGTTGTGTCCCATGCGCATCCGTCGTTTTCGCTCGGCGGCGCGGAGATCGCGTCCTACAACCTGCATAAGGGCCTGCAGGCGCATGAGGGCGTCGATACGAATTATCTCGCCCGCGTCGGCGCGCCCACGCCGCGCCATGCCGGGACCGCGCTGATGAGCCTGCGCCAGCAAGGGGGCGAACTGCTCTATTATGCCGAGGATTATGATCACTTCCTGATCTCGAACCGCGCCACGGAGGAGATCGAGCGCGATTTCATCCGGGCTCTGCGCGACCTCAAGCCCGATGTGGTGCATTTCCACCATTTCATCGGGCTCGGGCTCGAATGCATCTTCGCCGTGCGCGACACGCTGCCCGATGCGCTGATCGTGGTGACGTTCCACGAATACCTCGCGATCTGCAACCATCACGGCCAGATGGTGAAGACCGGCGCCTTCAAGCTCTGCTACCGGGCCTCGCCGACGGATTGCAACGCCTGTTTTCCCGATATCTCGCCGGCTCGCTTCCTGGCGCGGGAAACCTTCATCAAGGGCGTGCTCGGCCTTGCCGACCACTATGTCTCGCCGAGCCGTTTCCTGGCTGAACGCTACCAGGCCTGGGGACTGCCGAAGGAGCGCTTCTCGGTGATCGAGAACGGGATCGACGTTGCCGAGGTCGCGCCGCCGCGCTCGCTGCCGGAGCCGACGGCGCGGCGCTCGCGCTTTGCCTATTTCGGACAGCTCACGCCCTATAAGGGCGCCGATGTGCTGATCGACGCCGTGACGCGCATCCCCGACGCGGTCTGGGGCGAGGATTCGATCCTGCTGGTCTATGGCGGCAATCTCGAACGCCAGCCGCAGGCCTATCAGGACAAGTTCGCCAAGCTCGTCGAGAGCGCCGGCCGGCGCGTGCGCTTCTGCGGCGCCTTCCAGAACCATGAGATGCCGAACCTGATGCGCTCGGTCGACTGGGTGGTGATGCCCTCGGTCTGGTGGGAGAATTCGCCGATCGTCATCCAGGAAGCTTTCTTCCACGGCCGGCCGATCCTCTCCAGCAATCTCGGCGGCATGGCCGAGAAGATCACCGATGAGGTCAACGGCCTGCATTTCCGCTCCGGCAGCCCGGAGGATCTCGTCGACTGCATGACCAGGGCGCTGACCGAGCCGGATCTGTGGTCACGGCTGCGCGGCGGCATCACCCCGCCGCTCAACCATGTCGAATGCGCCGCGACCCATGTCTCGCTCTACCAGCGCCTGATCGCGGAGCGAGGCATGCCGATACCAGCAAGCCGCACGGCGACGCCAATGATCGCCTGA
- a CDS encoding glycosyltransferase family 2 protein translates to MSEVIVPERTRLSPAPTVAWTPLGENAILVMSACDAIPGKVPVAVDGNPRNKVETMALTWRRPQAEPAMAVGFLCLAPAPSADRADSGAILLGRPGRPLRLILSPKPLPLQAFLAALAEEAGQSFPTVVDGLLEILLAGKSNPRRLRAVGMLLQSVAKPGGFVEVMGALDEGVFLQGWSSNFAAGRTKLLIASGGLAPAALEAGTFERDDLGEGARGFFGMLEDCAIRHPSEIERLFFRGTDGWRALEVYERYVLLEPITVPGHLRDGLQRGTAPQATTDKLRRASQRFDGRDTVCLLDVPVRAGIDSATIIESAGVLIIGWLFDPERKVSAVTLRSGAQSCVIDRLWTRVTRPDVSAAFMEDPRFGPALAARRSSHGFIVFAPKLIPEPGQPLYLEFEIESSGPAFLPLEPDRGQARPTLERIFGLLDPRSSTANVVVERQVAPALQAAEIAPPRVVETFDVGAFDPDAPLGLVIGLDHRHRELSALFALLAIDPEVRPIPIVLAAPGESFDRIGAEARRLARFYGLSVRLVLVEGVEDACDALEAGVRACRFQTVALLSGAAQIRMPGWLGRLERAFRGRGGQCVASPTLLFEDNSIRWAGAWLDGEGANRRVSNRYVGYPLEAIGNLGPMEVAAGATECCVMSRAAFIEAGGFARNYFTTGEKGLDLCLKLRMGGAPSLWVPEVEVYVVDDGEMARPHIGALAQLADRTSFDRRWALAISNMRG, encoded by the coding sequence ATGAGCGAAGTCATCGTTCCCGAACGGACCCGCCTCAGCCCGGCCCCGACCGTCGCCTGGACGCCGTTGGGCGAGAACGCGATCCTGGTCATGAGCGCCTGCGACGCTATACCGGGCAAGGTTCCGGTCGCGGTCGATGGTAATCCGCGCAACAAGGTCGAGACCATGGCGCTGACCTGGCGCCGGCCCCAGGCCGAGCCTGCCATGGCCGTGGGCTTCCTGTGCCTGGCACCCGCGCCCTCGGCCGACCGGGCTGATTCAGGCGCCATCCTGCTTGGGCGTCCGGGCCGGCCGCTGCGCCTGATCCTATCGCCGAAGCCGCTGCCGCTGCAGGCCTTCCTGGCCGCGCTGGCGGAGGAGGCGGGCCAGTCCTTCCCGACCGTGGTCGACGGCTTGCTGGAGATCCTGCTGGCGGGCAAATCTAATCCGCGCCGGCTGCGCGCGGTCGGGATGCTGCTGCAATCGGTCGCCAAGCCCGGCGGTTTCGTCGAGGTGATGGGCGCGCTCGACGAGGGCGTCTTCCTTCAGGGCTGGAGTTCGAACTTCGCCGCTGGGCGCACAAAGCTGCTGATCGCCAGTGGGGGGCTTGCGCCGGCGGCGCTGGAGGCCGGCACCTTCGAGCGCGACGATCTCGGCGAGGGTGCGCGCGGCTTCTTCGGCATGCTGGAGGATTGCGCCATCCGCCATCCCAGCGAGATCGAGCGCCTGTTCTTCCGCGGCACCGATGGCTGGCGCGCGCTCGAAGTCTATGAGCGCTATGTCCTGCTCGAGCCGATCACCGTTCCAGGCCATCTGCGTGATGGCCTGCAGCGCGGCACGGCCCCGCAGGCGACGACCGACAAGCTGCGCCGGGCTTCGCAGCGCTTCGACGGCCGCGACACGGTCTGCCTGCTGGACGTACCCGTGCGCGCGGGCATCGACAGCGCCACCATCATCGAGAGCGCCGGCGTCCTGATCATCGGCTGGCTGTTCGATCCGGAGCGTAAGGTCAGTGCGGTCACCTTGCGCAGCGGCGCGCAATCCTGCGTCATCGACCGGCTCTGGACGCGTGTGACGCGGCCCGACGTCTCGGCGGCCTTCATGGAGGATCCGCGTTTCGGTCCTGCTCTCGCCGCGCGCCGCAGCAGCCACGGCTTCATCGTCTTTGCGCCGAAACTGATACCGGAGCCCGGACAGCCGCTCTATCTGGAGTTCGAGATCGAGAGCTCCGGCCCGGCCTTCCTGCCGCTGGAGCCTGACCGCGGCCAGGCACGCCCGACGCTGGAACGCATCTTCGGCCTGCTCGATCCGCGCTCCTCGACGGCCAACGTCGTGGTCGAGCGACAGGTCGCCCCGGCCTTGCAGGCGGCCGAGATCGCGCCGCCGCGCGTGGTCGAGACCTTCGATGTCGGAGCTTTCGACCCGGATGCGCCGCTCGGCCTGGTGATCGGGCTCGATCATCGCCACCGCGAATTGTCCGCCTTGTTCGCGCTGCTCGCGATCGATCCCGAGGTCCGCCCGATTCCGATCGTGCTGGCGGCGCCGGGCGAGAGCTTCGACCGTATCGGCGCGGAGGCGCGGCGCCTGGCGCGGTTCTACGGGCTTTCCGTCAGGCTCGTCCTGGTCGAGGGCGTCGAGGACGCCTGCGACGCGCTGGAGGCCGGCGTGCGCGCCTGCCGTTTCCAGACGGTGGCGCTGCTCTCGGGCGCCGCGCAGATCAGGATGCCGGGCTGGCTGGGCCGGCTCGAGCGCGCCTTCCGCGGGCGAGGGGGGCAATGCGTCGCCAGCCCGACCCTGCTGTTCGAGGATAATTCGATCCGCTGGGCCGGAGCCTGGCTCGATGGCGAGGGGGCGAACCGGCGCGTCTCCAACCGCTATGTCGGCTATCCCCTGGAGGCCATCGGCAATCTCGGGCCGATGGAGGTAGCGGCCGGGGCGACCGAATGCTGCGTCATGTCGCGCGCCGCCTTCATCGAAGCCGGCGGCTTCGCGCGGAACTACTTCACCACCGGCGAGAAGGGGCTCGATCTCTGCCTCAAGCTCAGGATGGGCGGCGCACCCTCGCTCTGGGTGCCCGAGGTCGAGGTCTATGTCGTCGACGACGGCGAGATGGCGCGGCCTCATATCGGGGCGCTGGCGCAGCTCGCTGACCGGACCAGTTTCGACCGCCGCTGGGCGCTCGCAATCTCGAACATGAGAGGATGA